A stretch of Gemmatimonas aurantiaca T-27 DNA encodes these proteins:
- a CDS encoding glutamate--tRNA ligase family protein, producing the protein MSLRPVWCESLAARLGQAEGGRPWRTRFAPAPTGYMHLGHLVNAMHVWGIARAHGGEVLLRVEDHDRTRCRPEYEAALLEDLEWLGFEADIHPVSSFRGAPQGLSHPARQSQQGGRYASALHRLDADGCVYACRCTRRDIAQLVPHAPGEEPRYPGICRDLRVADAESWARRVRLDPATFSFDDLRLGPQSQSPWRQCGDVLVRDRHGQWTYQFAVVVDDLIHDVDVIIRGEDLLTSTGRQLQLASLLGRETAPLFLHHTLLVHADGSKLSKANRDTALRDLRADGATAAALLGEAAVRAGLLSAHRSLTALDVPALFV; encoded by the coding sequence ATGTCCCTGCGACCTGTCTGGTGTGAATCGTTGGCGGCTCGTCTTGGCCAGGCCGAGGGTGGGCGTCCATGGCGTACCCGGTTCGCGCCGGCCCCCACGGGCTACATGCATCTCGGACATCTGGTCAACGCGATGCACGTGTGGGGCATTGCGCGCGCGCACGGTGGCGAAGTGTTGTTGCGCGTGGAAGACCATGACCGTACCCGCTGCCGTCCGGAGTACGAGGCGGCCCTGCTGGAGGATCTCGAGTGGCTGGGCTTCGAGGCGGACATCCATCCGGTGTCGTCGTTTCGTGGCGCACCGCAGGGGCTGAGTCACCCAGCGCGACAATCGCAGCAAGGGGGCCGCTATGCATCCGCATTGCACCGATTGGACGCTGACGGATGTGTGTACGCATGCCGTTGCACGAGGCGCGACATCGCGCAATTGGTGCCACACGCCCCCGGCGAAGAACCGCGCTATCCGGGCATCTGCCGCGATCTCCGTGTGGCGGACGCGGAGAGTTGGGCGCGGCGTGTGCGGCTCGATCCCGCCACATTCAGCTTTGATGACCTGCGATTGGGACCACAGAGCCAGTCACCTTGGCGGCAGTGCGGCGATGTGCTGGTCCGCGATCGGCACGGTCAATGGACGTATCAGTTTGCCGTGGTCGTCGACGACCTGATACATGATGTGGATGTGATCATCCGCGGTGAGGATCTGCTCACCAGCACGGGGCGTCAGTTGCAACTGGCGTCGCTGCTGGGCAGAGAGACCGCGCCACTCTTCCTGCATCACACGCTGCTCGTGCACGCCGATGGCAGCAAATTGAGCAAGGCCAATCGTGACACGGCGCTGCGTGATTTGCGGGCCGATGGTGCTACGGCTGCCGCACTCCTTGGTGAAGCGGCCGTGCGTGCCGGACTCCTGTCGGCGCACCGATCCCTGACGGCGCTCGATGTGCCAGCTTTGTTCGTCTAG
- a CDS encoding RrF2 family transcriptional regulator: protein MLSATAEHAMRAVLLLARHGNATALSADAMADQLGAPRNYLAKTLNALAKAGVVHSARGAAGGFTLAVPPDVLTVQRIIAPFDDHSRVPACLLRNHACDSLNPCALHDRWNAIVGYAGRQFAVTTVADLLSDIPARAGQPELAGTL, encoded by the coding sequence ATGCTTTCGGCGACTGCTGAACATGCCATGCGCGCCGTGTTGCTGCTCGCGCGTCACGGCAACGCCACGGCGCTCTCGGCCGATGCCATGGCCGACCAGCTCGGCGCCCCCCGCAACTATCTCGCGAAGACGCTGAACGCGCTGGCCAAGGCCGGTGTGGTGCACAGCGCACGCGGAGCGGCGGGTGGTTTTACACTGGCCGTGCCTCCCGATGTGCTCACGGTACAGCGGATCATCGCGCCGTTTGATGATCACTCCCGGGTTCCTGCGTGCCTGCTGCGCAATCACGCCTGTGATTCGCTCAATCCATGCGCGCTGCATGATCGTTGGAACGCCATCGTGGGTTACGCCGGGCGGCAGTTCGCCGTGACCACGGTGGCAGATCTGCTGTCCGATATCCCGGCACGTGCGGGGCAGCCGGAGTTGGCGGGAACGCTCTAA
- the gspG gene encoding type II secretion system major pseudopilin GspG yields the protein MRLFRIPPVRISQVRSPRGLTLIEVLVVIVVIAILATLVAPNLFRHVDDARVTTARAQIESLVTALDAYRLDNGRYPTTAQGLGALWQKPTIEPPMNWTAPYLRKAAPNDPWGRPYVYLAPGLVNPSTYDLLSYGADGTPGGEGENADVMSWK from the coding sequence ATGCGGCTGTTCCGCATACCGCCGGTTCGCATATCGCAGGTCCGATCGCCACGTGGATTGACGCTGATCGAAGTCCTGGTGGTCATCGTCGTCATTGCCATCCTCGCCACTCTGGTGGCCCCCAATCTCTTCCGTCATGTAGACGATGCGCGCGTGACCACCGCTCGCGCACAGATCGAAAGCCTGGTGACGGCGCTCGATGCCTATCGCCTCGACAATGGGCGATACCCCACGACCGCACAGGGACTTGGTGCGTTGTGGCAAAAGCCGACGATCGAACCGCCCATGAACTGGACGGCGCCGTACCTGCGCAAAGCGGCACCCAATGATCCCTGGGGGCGACCATACGTGTATCTCGCGCCGGGGCTGGTGAATCCGTCCACCTACGATCTGCTGTCGTATGGTGCCGATGGCACCCCGGGTGGCGAAGGGGAAAACGCCGACGTGATGAGCTGGAAGTAG
- a CDS encoding SH3 domain-containing protein, which produces MAYLRCTECGSKALRAASQCPRCAHPFNLHDARGERVKLKACRGCGILHRPDAVCHWCGEVKSTWRLSGPALRSAAAIALTVTAAGGVWRYGPALRDVTSALAATAIDHAPDRVRTVAAGPTNAASVAVGQSIAADAALEAALDASAGVLDMGDSSMVANGLTTADSIQWTPAVARTWVNVRSDASRGGEVVGVIKPASRAMLGTDRAGWRQVRLSDVTGWVDPRLFEPDSLRTRGE; this is translated from the coding sequence ATGGCATATCTCCGTTGCACCGAGTGCGGATCGAAAGCGTTGCGCGCGGCATCACAGTGCCCGCGATGCGCCCATCCGTTCAACCTCCATGACGCGCGTGGCGAACGCGTGAAGCTGAAGGCGTGCCGTGGATGTGGAATTCTGCATCGGCCCGACGCGGTCTGTCATTGGTGCGGCGAAGTGAAGTCGACGTGGCGCCTGAGTGGACCGGCGCTGCGCAGTGCGGCGGCCATTGCCCTGACTGTGACCGCTGCAGGCGGTGTGTGGCGCTACGGGCCGGCCTTGCGTGATGTCACGTCCGCCCTGGCGGCCACCGCCATCGATCATGCGCCTGATCGCGTTCGCACGGTGGCCGCTGGCCCGACGAACGCGGCATCGGTTGCCGTTGGTCAGTCGATCGCTGCTGATGCCGCGTTGGAGGCCGCATTGGATGCTTCGGCCGGTGTGCTCGACATGGGAGACAGCTCGATGGTGGCCAACGGGCTCACCACCGCTGATTCGATTCAGTGGACACCCGCGGTGGCGCGCACCTGGGTGAACGTGCGCAGTGATGCGAGCCGAGGCGGTGAAGTGGTCGGCGTCATCAAGCCGGCGTCACGGGCCATGCTCGGCACTGATCGCGCGGGCTGGCGTCAGGTGCGCCTGAGCGACGTCACCGGTTGGGTGGATCCGCGCCTGTTCGAACCGGACAGCCTGCGCACGCGTGGTGAGTAA